The genomic region aggtttaggggtaggaatagggttaagactaaattttcagaccagaatgttgttccaggatcaacaaaatatgtgtTGTGTGATTGTTATTTGTGTCCCATAACAGCGCTCTGCACAAACAGCAGTGAAGGACAGTGAGAGAATCTTTAAGGAACTGATCCGCTCCATTGAGAGAAGCCGCTTTGAGGTGACACAGCGGATCACAGATCAGGAAAAGGCTGCAGTGAGTCAAGCTGAAGGACAACTGGAGCAACTGAAGCAGGAGATTGATGATCTGAAGAGGACAAACACTGAGCTGGAGCAGCTTTCACACACGGACGATCACATCCATTTTCTTCAGGTAAAGGCTGGGATATATATTGCACAACTTTTATGATCTGAACAGATTTTGAAACAAGGTACTCTTGCAGACCTAATAAATGcttagagggaaaaaaaaactgatcaTCATACACTAAACGACTGAGGATCACAAAATAACAGAatttcaagttgttccaaacacaACAAACTCATGCATTTTGTTGATAGGAGACACAGCACAAATGAAAACAAGTCATTCTGCTGATATGAATGTTGTCAGGAATGTTGGCTAATCTTACTAAAAAATGCGTATACCTGCCATGTTAAACTAAACTAAAGTtcaagtatgtttttaaggatactttataagtatactaatatcaatgtactagtagtaTACATGTAACCCATTGACATATGATTTTTCCTCAGAACTTTTTTTCATCAGTGTGTCCTTTAGGACTCTAATATGTGAAAGCAAGTCTTTATAATTCTTTTTAGTGAGAAATTAGcagtagttgtttttttttttcagccaatATCTTTGCATTTACAGATAATTTGCAGATTTTTCTGCAGTTTTTCTGATTTATTCAATGTATTCCTGTAGAGTCTTCAGTCTTTCTCAGTTCCTCCTGAATCCACAGACAACATCTCTGTCAGTTTCCTCTTTTCTTTTGATGGAGTGACAGAATCTGTCTGTCAGCTGAAACAGAAACTGGAGGATTTTTGCAAAGAGGAGATGAAAAATATATCTGGTAAAATACCTCAGATTCATCTGCTCTCTGTAATGAATctaatatcatttatttatttatatatatatatatatatatatatatatatatataaaaatttacaCCGTTTTATATCTGTTATTTCCAGTCACACACAGTAACATTGTTCCCAGGACCAGAGATGACTTCCTACACTGTAAGTCACTAACACAATAACACACAGCTTTTAGTtcagctacacacacacaccaatgaTAAAACGTATTTTGGGTTTTGCCTTAAATTTTAAAGAAAGTTGAGGGGAAATCTAGAAATGGAACATTGCAGTTCCAACTTTCAAAGATTCCATGTTGGAAGGTTTTGACTTATCAAGtgaatattattttatagaTCAAACCaatgtttaaatgtaagtatataATAAAATTGTATAACTATTGATTCCAGTGTTTTtctccatcagattcccatcaGCTCACTCTGGATCCAAACACAGTGCACAAAAACCTCTGTCTGTCTGAAGGGAACAGAGTGGCTACTTTCACTTACACACTCCAGCCgcatcctgatcatccagacagatttgatggATGTTTTCAGGTGTTGTGTAGACAGAGGGTGTATGGATGCTGTTACTGGGAGGTTGAGTGGAGTGGGAGTCGTGGTGTGGGTATATCGTTGTCATATGAGAAGATCAGCAGGAAAGGAATTGAAGAGGAGTGTGAATTTGGATTTAATGATCATTCCTGGTGTTTgtcctgctcttcctccagtTTCTCATTCTGGCACAATAATATAAAGACTAAACTCCCTGTACCCTCCAGTTCCAGGAGGATAGGAGTatatgtggatcacagtgcaggaactctATCCTTCTACAACATCTCTGACTCAATGAGCCTCATCCACAGCatccagaccacattcactcagcCTCTCTATCCTGGGTTTGTGGTTTGTCGTCAATCATCAGCAAAACTGTTAATTTAGCTATGTAGATTATAGAGAGTTTACTTATTGTACTGTTATATGCCAACCCTGAGCTGTATGATAAATCAGAAcatacttacatttattaatttagacATGACTTACCAATGAGAAACAGTAAGATGTTTTGGGGTCTTCTATTTTCTAACATAACTACAGCTGAACTTCTGTTATTGAATGTAACATGTATGCTATACTATAACAGAGTAAAGACTTTCTAAGCTACTAAATGTTAAAATCTCAATCACTTTGTGTTTGGGAGTCCAAACTGAGTCCCAAACAAAGTGTGACAGAACAATATTGGCAAAAAAGAGAATGCAGAATGGgtttatacttttaaataatCTTTTGGGCAGGGTTTTGACAAGATACTGTTGTTCTAAGGAGATCACTTGAAACAACTGTGCTATCATTACACATTCAGGACCTTTAATGCGAGATGTTTTTGGAACATTATGTAAATCTGCATTTTAAGAAGTATTTTGTTAATCTGATGATTATCCAGAGAAATGAGATGTACCAAATTAAGTGTCATAGAAAAGGGTCTAAATACTTGTCAATGTGATATTTGATTTTTGCTGTCATTATGTGGTACGGAATGTAGATTgatgcaaaataaaatgtagaaaataaatgaagggaaataaatgtttaatatattgACATGCCTACTGAATAAAAAGGGAGTGAAGTCACCTTATGAAGTcttaagccttttttttttttttttttttttttacacagtcaaatttattgattaataaaaagTATGTCTCATGTTTGAGACACCAAATGAGAAAATGGGGAATAATCAAATGTACaaatgtatcattttcaaaaagacATCACATTTCTCAGAAACTGGAAAgaacaataagactaaaatCGCTATTACTTAGAGAAACACTGGTTTCAATATTTACATTGTATTTCATATGTTCAGATATCTTGTTTGTGTTGCAATAGGGCCCTACAGCAGCCCCTGTCGTTTCAGATCCTCGTAAGTCTTCTTGTTAACCACATTTCCGCTAGAGTCTTCATATTCCTCCTGCAAggcaaattaatttttttttttttttaaacttctcAATATTGAGTCTCAGGATTCATTTATACAAAAGTGCAGCCATTTGAAAACTTCACTCATCTTTCAAcctccaaaataaataaatgataataataataataataaaaaattcatGCAGAATGTAGATTAAAACCTGATGCTTGAGCAGAAAAACTCACCTCTGTGTCTGGCTGCCATCGCTCCAGTGCTTTCTGTGACTTCAGCTTTGACCAGACTATTTCAGAGAAAAGTACAAGGACAGATAACATTAGATTAATTTCCATTTTCCAAGTCCATTGTGTGTTAACATGCAAAAATTATGATTAACAAAATACTGACACCAATATTATTATAGCcatttttctcaacatttaaaGAATTCAAGAAGTTTGTCTTAATTGTCCTATATATTTTGTTAAGCTTAATGATATATTGTGCTCAACCCGGTCACCATCATATTTGTCCATCATTAAAATGTGTACTTAAAAAGGTATCATCCTTTAAACTacagttgttgtttgttttgttttttttgtttttaacaatCGCTAGgaccattttttaaatactcaagtcactttttcaaaactcttcacacaacATCAGTCTTTGTCGGCTAAACTATGCATTATTTATGAtagctttggcacaaaatgcattcaatgactactaCTTTCAAATTTTATTCTCACTAAGACACAACCACCACCAAAAACCAAAACTCTGTACCCGCAGGCCAATTAATCTGTTAGACTTAAGTTCAAAACCTAACCTAACACGAAATAAGACATCAAGTTATTACATTTCTACATTAATACCTTATTGAAATATATTCCTAATCCAAACAAATGAAATGCCATCCAAACAATTAGATGCAGCTGAACACCTACAAGCTGAACAAGGTGTTAATCTTTAAATTTCATTACCATCTATACAAAAGAAGAAAATTTAGGAATAATtgtatactgtaatataaacaTGCACCAAGTAACACATACTGCAGTGAATTCTAAAGAGTAAACAGCTGTTATTcttgttttgtaaagaaaaaaaacattgtataatgctacttgtttaagtttgttttatgaGTGAAAGTGTGTTTGTTGGATGAAAACCCcttgagttgatttgagacatatgaagtgttttggtagttttagtgcaatttgaatgtgaaatttaCTGCTGTGTCAAGCTAGAAGTTGGTAAGGAAAACTGTGaatagttttgaaaaagtgaccaTTCTACTGAAAAATGTGTCCTAGAGACTGTAAACCAGTGCTCGCAACCCGTCGATCATGATCGACTggtcgatctttatcactgttccagtagATCGTGAAGATAacagaaatacattaaatttctccagtctttgtactgtatttttgtatttatttttatgttattttctgGAGCTACTGGGACAGACAGATGAAGGTAAATAGCCCACATTATAACTGAGTCTGTAAAACGGCCGTTAACAAGAGGCTAGAGACGCTGAAGACAGACACGaagaggagaaaattctgtagcaggcagagcagctcactgttcacgatgctcgaaatatagaaagaaaatataaatattgaattggggATGATGGATTATGAATTCATCTCTAAAAGGAGATCATTCTTTTTCATCAGAATCTACATtgaccacaaaaaaaaatactaaatactatCTGGGCTAtctttttctatcaagtagatcttgtctttcaaaaaggttgagGTCAGGGATCTGGGgttaaaaaggttggtgaccactgctGTAAACTGTCAACCCTGTTAGCAGTTATACCTCAACACAGCTGGTTGATGGAACaatgctttttattattatttattaacactACTACATCGCATATAACCCATTCAGAATAAATCTTTTAAGAATTAGTGTACTCACGGGAGACTGCATCCTCAATCTGGGTGACGTTCGCAAAGTGGGCTGTATTGGGAATGCCCAAACAGCGCATACCATGAGCGTGACGCCACtcctgaaaaagagaaaatggaTTCATTGTCTTTGCTGACATTCACAAACTCTGAATCTcaaactactactactactacctAACTACTACCAACTTTTTGCTGTCTCTTATACTGCATCTTTCATCAAATTACAAAAGCACAGATTCTCTCCCtcatattttaaaagtaaagttaaattatttgttattttatgtagTAGTAAAATTGTACGTAGTAGTATTTTACGTAGTTTTACTTATTTGAGTAGTCAGTGAAATCACTAAACTAACTAAAATGAGATCCTGCTCTATAAATACACCCACTAGTATAGAGCAATTTTTTTGGAAACTTACTGCAAAGTGTCTCTGGAAGGCTTTGGGTCCTCTGTACGTGTAATTCCCACAGATCTCACAGTTGTAATTGATGTTCAGACCGTGCAGCTTGTACAGCCAGTATGGAATTGGCTAAAGAGCAGACAAAAGATAAGGTTAATGGCACAGAGCAAGCCTTTTATCACTAGGGCTGGGTGATGTATTGAATTATTTGAGATGGCTATATAAAATAgctaaaaactaaatattttttaaaaaaaagtttgaaatattATTCACTAAGGCACAGCCTTAATGATCACTACTGTCCATTATCTTTTGGAGGGACTGGAAACAATTACACATCAATTCGATCATCTTAATATCTAATCTGAATAAACGCATTTCCTTTAGCCAAATCTTACCACTATAACAAAACCAAGCATACCTTTCCATCCCAGCCAAGTGGCAGGTTTTTGGGGTTGTATATAATCTCATTATCTTCATCTTCACTCTCACTCTCACTGGGCTGTTCTTCATCCTCCTCATCACGCTCCTCTCCTGTGCGTGCCTGCTTCCTCTGAACGTTCTCGTGTGTCAGCTGCCTTTGCTCCTacaacacacacaacaaaatacaaagagTGTTATCACTGCAGAGAACTCACACAAACATCCATAACAGATGTTACCTTACCAAAACCATTCATACAGAAAGCAGTTACCAGAGCAGAACACTAATATaattatacacatacacacaaagctactaaaacaaaaacaggcaGACTTCTTTACCCCCAAGATCTCCACATATTCATAAATTTGAGCTTCAAGAAAACCGATTTCCTTGTTGCGCTCTGAATCTCTGCAGACACAAGACAAAAGATCaaaagttacatttaaaaagGCAAATAATGTATACAAAGTAGGGCTGCATCCaagtaaaaacacaaatatgttGTATTTAGTCCCTTGTTTCAGTACCAATTTAAATCCGGActgcattatattatatagtttCCAGAGTGGGGAAGGGCTTACTTCTTTGGTCCCTTGGCTTTTGGGTTTTTGGCAAACAGTGAGGGGTCTAATGACTCTAGAGATTTTCCCTTAGTGCTGAACAGACGCTGTGCTCTCTCTTCTAGAGTACTAcaaagaaaacattaaaaagttaataataataaatcacatGCTCTGTAACAGACATTACGTACAGACTCAAGAATCAGGGACTGTCAGTCCTATGTATCTTTTATTTGTAATCCAGTTAAATGTGAAACTAGAATTAAACAGTGCTATGTGAGCAGGGCAGTGTGTTGTGCATACTCACCCTCCACATTTGAGGCCTAAAGCCATGAGAGCAGACTTCAATCTGTCCAGACCCAGAGACGCCAACTCCTACAGGAATAAAACAACAATACTGTGTGAGACAACATTAATGAAAAAATTATTACCTAGGAAAACAGGAAATAAAAATGACCAGAGACACTGACCTCCCAGGAAGAGAAAGCAGACAGATCCAGATGGGCTCCCGCGTGGGTCAGAGCACTACTCGTCTCTTTCTGCAACACATTTACAGAAAAACATCCTTATTCATTCCCAATGCACATATCTTTCCTTAAATTTGTAAAAAGGCACCTGCCGCAACTTACTAAACTAGTAATCTACCCTAGGGTTAGGATGATATGGTATAAAGATATGAAAAATGATACATGACAGTGTACTGTATAGCAATACAGTTGTGGTATAACCAAAGCTTTATACACCACAACACCAAGCGGAAAAATAAAGTCTATTCAGAAAGTAATGTTGTAAAAGATAGGCATCTCACTATCATGCAATACTTCTTTGCTGACTTCAAATAGAACATAAAATCTACCATCCATTATTTCAACAGTTCAAATAAACGGTCACTTATGTTTGGAAACTATGCAGACACTGCTGAAATGCATGTAATAAGATCTGTAGCGCTCGTTAATGTTGTTGCTtaaacccaccggccacccTGGGAACATTCCACTCTCCCACTTCTTCTCAAACTCTATCAAGATCTTTCCGTAGAGATCATTCTGATCCAGGAGAGGCTTGACACGATCCGTGTATTCCTGCAGGTACTCCAACAACATCTCCAGATACCTGCAAGAGCAGAGACATCTCAAAATGATGCAAAATTATTTAGCAAAAAAGGCAAGCCGCAGATTTTATTTTACGATGCAAAAAAGCTCACaggaaaaaagcatttatttatattatttgatttaatacattttcttaggcaggacatcacttttggccactacagTATATAATATTTGGTCTGAACAAAAATAGCAAAtggactgaatgaaaatgcaaagcaaaaacacattcatgtaaCAACAAAAAACCTCCTTGGGTTTGCACTAATCATGTGATCATATTTCTGTCAGAATGTCGAATTTCACTGAACGGCGATATGTTTGCTGGTATGAAAAggactaaataaataataaattataatttcttCATTTTGAAAAGTTAAACAACAGGACTTCAGAACACTTCTCATTACAAACCTAGAAATGGTTGGCACATGTTAAATGCTTGTTATTACAACCCAATGTTAAAGCACACGCAGAGGTGCGTTTgtgtggagcagcatttacCTTATCGTAAGCTGCATGCGTATAAATGAATAGTGTTTCATTCtgaaatatgcatatttattgAAATCACAGCTTTTGTGATTTGATAATCTCTAAAACCCATACCGTtactttgattttattttgaacAGTTGTTCAGTGCTGTTATATGGTATTTAAAATGACCAGCTTTCACCTACTTCTTATATTCAGCATTCTTCCTATCTTTAGAGATGTCGAAGAGCTGATCGAATGTTGACAGATATGTGACATACTCCAGTTTCTAGAAAAGATCAACAGACAGAGGCATTAGAATCTTTTATTCAATTAGAAGTCAGGCAATTCAAAAATGAGCCAGTAAATCAGACAGTACCTCTACTCCTTTAAGATTAATGTACTTTAAGTAGCAGTCATGGAGATCCAGGTAGCGTCCATAACCCTCTTCATCAGTGAACTCCACCAGATCTGTGATCAGCAAGACTGTTATGGACTGTTTACACCAAAAACAacagctataacaataactatattagtatCCACAACAAaggatataatttttttgtttattacaaGCATACACTGCAGTTATGTTGTCTGTAATAAATAATAGGCGCAAGCTTCGTATGAATGTTGAGCACACAAAACttcatacacagcgcacacGTATTGAATTGAGTCTTGAATTCGTGTCGTCTTGCGCTTCAATATTTAAATTGACAAGTCTTAAAAACGTGCAAATGAAAAAACTTTCATGACAATGCAGCACCAGTCTGATCAGGCAATTGACAGTTTCATCAACTGTCCAAAACGTTGTTTTTGCTAGCCCCGGGCCATtgggcagtccttattgtcgagccctgTTTATAGGTATCGTCCTTtctgtgaacaggcc from Chanodichthys erythropterus isolate Z2021 chromosome 15, ASM2448905v1, whole genome shotgun sequence harbors:
- the LOC137002180 gene encoding E3 ubiquitin-protein ligase TRIM16-like, with protein sequence MSCITDCWDQEDQKRDYRESIVYSCPQCRNTFSPRPSLAKNTMLAEVVEKLKKTKVQQTKLKAAVPAAPGDVECDVCTGRKHKAVKSCLVCLESYCQTHFERHEEFRSGKPHKVTDATGRLQQMICHQHDMPRLVFCRTDQQSICMLCAMDEHKNHDIVSTAAERAEKEKHLKETQRIIQQRQKRLQQLRDAVESHKRSAQTAVKDSERIFKELIRSIERSRFEVTQRITDQEKAAVSQAEGQLEQLKQEIDDLKRTNTELEQLSHTDDHIHFLQSLQSFSVPPESTDNISVSFLFSFDGVTESVCQLKQKLEDFCKEEMKNISVTHSNIVPRTRDDFLHYSHQLTLDPNTVHKNLCLSEGNRVATFTYTLQPHPDHPDRFDGCFQVLCRQRVYGCCYWEVEWSGSRGVGISLSYEKISRKGIEEECEFGFNDHSWCLSCSSSSFSFWHNNIKTKLPVPSSSRRIGVYVDHSAGTLSFYNISDSMSLIHSIQTTFTQPLYPGFVVCRQSSAKLLI
- the sf3a3 gene encoding splicing factor 3A subunit 3, whose translation is METILEQQRRYHEEKERLMDAKTKEMLTKKNTLRDQINSDHRVRAMLDRYMEVSANLRDLYEDKDGMRKDELNAISGPNEFAEFYNRLKQIKDFHRKHPHEICVPMSVEFEELMKAKDNPSEEAQNLVEFTDEEGYGRYLDLHDCYLKYINLKGVEKLEYVTYLSTFDQLFDISKDRKNAEYKKYLEMLLEYLQEYTDRVKPLLDQNDLYGKILIEFEKKWESGMFPGWPKETSSALTHAGAHLDLSAFSSWEELASLGLDRLKSALMALGLKCGGTLEERAQRLFSTKGKSLESLDPSLFAKNPKAKGPKKDSERNKEIGFLEAQIYEYVEILGEQRQLTHENVQRKQARTGEERDEEDEEQPSESESEDEDNEIIYNPKNLPLGWDGKPIPYWLYKLHGLNINYNCEICGNYTYRGPKAFQRHFAEWRHAHGMRCLGIPNTAHFANVTQIEDAVSLWSKLKSQKALERWQPDTEEEYEDSSGNVVNKKTYEDLKRQGLL